Proteins found in one Arachis stenosperma cultivar V10309 chromosome 8, arast.V10309.gnm1.PFL2, whole genome shotgun sequence genomic segment:
- the LOC130943936 gene encoding protein phosphatase 2C 57 isoform X2, whose amino-acid sequence MALSSSYIQRFLLGKLHSRFSSNHRNPFAAVTCTSRCYSAIAIDAPSSLAEAPGVRWGSIALQGLREEMEDDIIVRPDGLHGFSFAAVFDGHGGFSSVEFLRDELYNECLEALQGGLVLVEKDFKATKEALEQAFAKADAKLLKWLEMKGEEDESGATATAVFIGDDTLLVSHIGDSSVVLSRAGKAEMVTSPHRPYGSNKASLQEIKRIREAGGWIVNGRICGDIAVSRAFGDLRYKTKKNEMLQKGVQEGRWSEKFISRVRLNNDLVVAYPDIYQVDLGSDAEFIVLASDGLWDYMSSSDAVSFVREQLQKHGNIQVACEALAQAAMDRRTQDNVSIIIADLGKTDWENVAVQQQNMVLELLQALATIGIVSIGIWFSSQLSL is encoded by the exons ATGGCCTTATCAAGCTCATATATACAAAGATTCCTCTTGGGCAAGCTCCATAGCCGCTTCTCCTCCAACCACAGAAACCCCTTTGCTGCTGTTACATGCACAAGCAGGTGCTACTCTGCCATTGCCATTGATGCACCTTCATCTTTAGCTGAGGCTCCTGGTGTAAGATGGGGATCCATAGCTTTGCAGGGTTTAAGGGAAGAGATGGAGGATGATATCATTGTTCGCCCTGATGGCCTTCATGGATTCTCTTTTGCTGCTGTTTTTGATGGCCATGGAGGCTTCTCTTCTGTTGAGTTCCTCAG GGATGAGCTCTACAATGAGTGTCTTGAAGCCTTACAAGGTGGGTTAGTATTGGTTGAGAAAGATTTCAAAGCCACTAAAGAAGCATTAGAGCAAGCATTTGCCAAAGCTGATGCCAAGTTGTTAAAATG GCTTGAAATGAAGGGAGAGGAGGACGAATCGGGCGCAACAGCAACTGCAGTGTTCATAGGGGACGATACGCTGCTCGTTTCACACATTGGCGACTCATCTGTG GTCCTATCTAGAGCTGGAAAAGCAGAAATGGTTACTAGTCCTCACAGACCATATGGGAGCAACAAGGCTTCTcttcaagaaatcaaaagaatcAGAGAAGCAGGTGGATGG ATTGTGAATGGTAGAATTTGTGGAGACATTGCTGTATCTCGTGCATTCGGGGACTTAAGATACAAAACAAAGAAGAATGA GATGCTACAAAAAGGAGTTCAAGAAGGACGATGGTCAGAAAAGTTTATTTCTCG GGTACGGCTCAACAATGATTTAGTTGTTGCATACCCTGATATTTATCAAGTAGATCTTGGCTCAGATGCTGAGTTTATAGTATTAGCATCAGATGGCTTATGGGATTATATGAGCAG CTCAGATGCAGTTTCCTTTGTGAGGGAACAGTTGCAAAAGCATGGAAACATTCAG gTAGCCTGTGAAGCACTTGCACAAGCAGCTATG GACCGTAGAACACAGGATAATGTGAGCATTATAATTGCTGATTTAGG GAAGACAGATTGGGAGAATGTGGCAGTGCAGCAACAAAATATGGTATTGGAGCTGCTTCAAGCCCTTGCTACCATTGGTATTGTGTCCATTGGAATTTGGTTTTCGTCTCAGCTTTCATTATAG
- the LOC130946344 gene encoding acyl-CoA-binding domain-containing protein 1, translating into MGDWQPLLQSIFIGLIFSYLLAKLISVVVSFNNDNLTVTRASAEEDDSNPIRTATGPDRGGGVSEASNNRFEQESVMAEQGSVRAESLDGDDDYDDDDWEGVETTELDEAFSAATAFVAAAAADRLSQKVSSDVQLQLYGLYKIATEGPCSTPQPSALKMTARAKWQAWQKLGAMPPEDAMQKYIDIVTELYPSWLDGSSLRSKSYGGGGSSSEAKGPMGPVFSTYVYEEEYGSDLTMDAIHGFAREGDMANLLKCIESGISVNLKDSEGRTPLHWAVDRGHRNVTELLLERNADVNCKDNEGQTPLHYAVMCDREAIAEYLVKHNADTNLKDNDGSSPHDICESNWSCLQQLGEPN; encoded by the exons ATGGGAGACTGGCAACCCCTTCTCCAATCCATTTTCATCGGTCTCATTTTTTCTTACCTTCTTGCCAAGCTCATCTCCGTTGTTGTCTCCTTCAACAACGACAACCTAACCGTCACGCGCGCCTCCGCCGAAGAAGATGACAGCAATCCTATACGGACCGCCACGGGACCCGACCGAGGCGGCGGCGTCTCCGAAGCAAGTAACAATCGCTTTGAGCAGGAGTCTGTCATGGCGGAGCAGGGAAGTGTGAGGGCCGAGAGTTTGGACGGCGACGACGACTACGACGATGACGATTGGGAAGGTGTGGAGACCACCGAGCTCGACGAGGCGTTCAGCGCCGCCACAGCGTTCGTGGCTGCCGCCGCCGCCGATCGGTTGTCGCAGAAGGTGTCGAGCGACGTGCAGCTACAGCTCTATGGGCTGTACAAGATCGCCACTGAAGGTCCCTGTAGCACGCCGCAGCCTTCGGCGTTGAAGATGACAGCACGTGCCAAATG GCAAGCGTGGCAGAAATTGGGAGCTATGCCTCCTGAGGATGCAATGCAGAAGTACATTGATATTGTGACAGAGCTATATCCTTCTTGGCTTGATGGTTCATCTTTG CGGAGCAAGAGTTACGGTGGTGGTGGCTCTAGTTCAGAGGCTAAGGGACCAATGGGGCCAGTATTTAGCACTTATGTATATGAAGAGGAATATGGCAGTGACTT GACAATGGATGCCATTCATGGATTTGCTAGAGAAGGAGATATGGCTAATCTGCTCAAGTGTATAGAAAGTGGTATTTCagtgaatttgaagg ACAGTGAGGGCCGGACACCATTACATTGGGCCGTGGACCGTGGCCACCGTAATGTCACAGAGCTGCTGCTTGAGAGGAATGCTGATGTGAATTGCAAG GATAATGAGGGACAAACTCCGTTGCATTACGCTGTTATGTGTGATAGAGAAGCCATAGCTGAGTATTTAGTGAAGCATAATGCAGACACAAATTTAAAGGATAATGATGGCAGTTCCCCGCATGACATCTGTGAGTCAAACTGGTCGTGTTTGCAGCAACTGGGGGAACCAAATTGA
- the LOC130946549 gene encoding uncharacterized protein LOC130946549, with protein sequence MPLINLKPFLLLLLFLSIPFSSGLVEGFRDNMYPTHHVLYKDGGMNMKSRKLFSHEFVLDYDEAGANPKHTKKPGKGP encoded by the exons ATGCCCCTCATCAACCTCAAGCCTTTccttctacttcttctcttcCTCTCCATTCCATTCTCTTCAG GTTTGGTTGAAGGGTTTAGGGATAACATGTATCCTACTCATCATGTACTTTACAAG GATGGTGGCATGAACATGAAATCAAGGAAACTGTTTTCCCATGAATTTGTGTTGGATTACGATGAAGCAGGAGCAAATCCAAAGCACACAAAGAAGCCTGGCAAGGGCCCTTGA
- the LOC130944021 gene encoding importin subunit beta-1-like — protein MAMEVTQVLLNAQSIDGTVRKQSEESLRQFQEQNLPGFLVSLSGELANDDKPVDSRKLAGLILKNALDAKDENRKRELVHRWLSLDPAVKTQVKSCLLQTLSSLAADARSTATQVIAKIAGIELPQKQWPELIGSLLSNIHQVPSHVKQATLETLGYLCEEVSPQVVDQDQVNKILTAVVQGMNASEGNNDVRLASTRALYNALGFAQANFSNDMERDYIMRVVCEATMSPEPRIRQASFECLVSIAAMYYEKLAPYIQDIYNITAKAIRGDDEPVALQAIEFWSTICDEETDILEDYVGESSGDSDIPCFYFIKQALPALIPLLLETLLKQEEDQDLDEGAWNIAMAGGTCLGLVARTVGDDIVPLVMPFIEENITKPDWRQREAASYAFGSILEGPSPDKLAPLVNHALPFMLSALVKDPSNHVKDTTAWTLGRMFEFLHNSIVGTPIINEGNCQQIITVLLQSMKDVPNVAEKACGALYFLAQGYEDVGPTSPITPFFQEIVQSLLAVTHREDATESRLRTAAYETLNEVVRCSTDETAPLVLQLVTVIMMELHKCLEAQNLSSDEREKQSELIGLLCGCLQVIIQKLGSSEPTKYVFLQYADQIMGLFYRVFACRNATAHEEAMLAIGALAYAIGADFAKYMPEFYRFLEMDLQNFEDYQVCAVTVGVVGDLCRALEDKILPYCDGIMTQLLKNLSSDNLHRSVKPPLFSCIGDIALAIGENFNKYLMYAMNTLQLASELYAHTSGFDDEMTEYINSLRNGILEAYSGIFQGFKNSSKTQLLIPYAPHILQFLDSIYMEKDMDEVVMKTAIGVLGDLADTLGSNAGSLIQQSLSSKEFLDECLTSEDHLIKESAEWAKLAINRAISV, from the exons ATGGCAATGGAAGTTACCCAGGTACTTCTGAATGCTCAATCCATTGATGGGACTGTACGGAAGCAATCCGAAGAAAGTCTGCGGCAATTTCAGGAGCAAAACCTTCCTGGTTTCTTGGTCTCACTCTCTGGAGAGTTAGCAAATGATGATAAACCAGTTGATAGCCGAAAGTTGGCAGGATTGATTCTAAAAAACGCACTGGATGCCAAGGATGAAAACAGGAAACGGGAGCTGGTTCACAGATGGTTGTCGTTGGATCCTGCGGTGAAGACCCAAGTCAAGTCATGTTTGCTGCAAACACTCTCTTCTCTTGCAGCTGATGCTCGATCGACTGCAACTCAAGTTATTGCCAAAATTGCTGGAATTGAGCTTCCTCAGAAACAGTGGCCTGAACTGATAGGTTCACTCTTATCAAATATTCATCAAGTACCATCTCATGTCAAGCAAGCCACTTTGGAGACTCTTGGCTACTTATGCGAGGAAGTCTCTCCGCAGGTTGTTGATCAAGATCAGGTAAATAAAATCCTTACTGCTGTAGTCCAAGGTATGAATGCATCTGAAGGGAACAATGATGTTAGGCTTGCCTCTACTAGGGCATTATATAATGCCCTTGGATTTGCTCAAGCTAATTTTAGCAATGATATGGAACGTGACTATATCATGAGAGTTGTCTGTGAAGCAACTATGTCTCCTGAGCCGAGAATACGACAGGCTTCCTTCGAGTGTTTGGTCTCAATTGCAGCCATGTATTATGAGAAATTGGCTCCCTACATCCAGGATATATATAACATCACAGCAAAGGCTATTAGGGGTGATGACGAACCGGTTGCTCTTCAAGCCATTGAGTTTTGGAGTACAATTTGTGATGAGGAGACTGATATCTTGGAAGACTATGTAGGTGAATCCAGTGGGGACTCTGATATaccttgtttttattttattaagcaAGCTCTACCTGCACTCATCCCGCTGCTGCTGGAAACATTACTCAAACAAGAAGAGGATCAGGATCTGGATGAAGGTGCCTGGAATATTGCGATGGCTGGTGGTACGTGCCTGGGTTTAGTTGCTCGTACTGTTGGAGATGATATTGTGCCACTGGTAATGCCGTTCATTGAGGAGAATATTACAAAACCAGATTGGAGACAGAGGGAGGCAGCCTCATATGCGTTTGGCTCTATCTTGGAGGGGCCTTCCCCAGACAAGTTAGCACCTCTAGTTAATCATGCTTTACCTTTTATGCTTAGTGCTTTAGTAAAGGATCCAAGTAACCATGTGAAGGACACCACTGCCTGGACCTTGGGACGAATGTTCGAATTTCTTCACAATTCAATTGTTGGTACACCAATTATTAATGAAGGAAATTGCCAACAGATTATTACAGTTCTCCTTCAGAGCATGAAGGATGTTCCCAATGTTGCTGAGAAAGCCTGTGGTGCTCTGTATTTTCTTGCCCAGGGTTATGAAGATGTGGGACCAACATCTCCTATAACTCCCTTTTTTCAGGAAATTGTTCAATCCCTTCTAGCTGTTACTCATAGAGAGGATGCTACAGAATCACGATTAAGAACTGCAGCATATGAAACATTGAATGAAGTAGTAAGATGTTCAACAGATGAAACAGCTCCATTAGTGTTACAGCTAGTTACGGTCATCATGATGGAGCTGCATAAATGTCTTGAGGCACAAAATCTTTCAtctgatgaaagagaaaagcaGAGTGAACTGATTGGCCTACTTTGTGGTTGCTTGCAAGTAATTATTCAGAAGCTAGGGTCTTCGGAGCCCACCAAATATGTCTTCCTGCAGTATGCTGATCAGATAATGGGGCTTTTCTACAGGGTTTTTGCTTGCAGAAACGCCACAGCACATGAAGAAGCCATGCTAGCCATTGGAGCCCTTGCCTATGCTATAGGCGCTGATTTTGCCAAATACATGCCTGAATTTTACAGGTTTCTGGAGATGGACCTTCAGAATTTTGAGGATTATCAAGTTTGTGCCGTCACTGTTGGTGTGGTGGGGGACTTGTGCAGGGCATTGGAAGATAAAATACTGCCTTACTGTGATGGGATTATGACACAGCTTCTGAAGAATTTGTCAAGTGATAATTTGCACCGTTCTGTGAAGCCCCCATTGTTCTCTTGCATTGGTGATATAGCTCTTGCAATAggagaaaactttaataaataCTTGATGTATGCAATGAACACACTGCAGCTTGCCTCAGAGTTGTATGCCCACACATCAGGTTTTGATGATGAAATGACGGAGTACATTAATTCTTTAAGAAATGGAATATTAGAGGCATATTCTGGGATTTTCCAAGGGTTCAAGAATTCATCAAAAACCCAGCTCTTGATTCCTTATGCACCTCACATCCTCCAATTCTTGGATAGCATATACATGGAAAAAGACAT GGATGAAGTGGTTATGAAAACAGCAATTGGAGTCCTTGGAGATCTGGCTGATACGCTAGGAAGCAATGCAGGTTCTTTAATTCAGCAGTCTTTGTCAAGCAAAGAATTTTTAGATGAATGTTTGACCTCAGAAGATCATTTGATTAAAGAATCTGCTGAGTGGGCCAAGTTGGCTATCAATCGTGCTATATCTGTTTGA
- the LOC130943936 gene encoding protein phosphatase 2C 57 isoform X1, producing the protein MALSSSYIQRFLLGKLHSRFSSNHRNPFAAVTCTSRCYSAIAIDAPSSLAEAPGVRWGSIALQGLREEMEDDIIVRPDGLHGFSFAAVFDGHGGFSSVEFLSVNHRDELYNECLEALQGGLVLVEKDFKATKEALEQAFAKADAKLLKWLEMKGEEDESGATATAVFIGDDTLLVSHIGDSSVVLSRAGKAEMVTSPHRPYGSNKASLQEIKRIREAGGWIVNGRICGDIAVSRAFGDLRYKTKKNEMLQKGVQEGRWSEKFISRVRLNNDLVVAYPDIYQVDLGSDAEFIVLASDGLWDYMSSSDAVSFVREQLQKHGNIQVACEALAQAAMDRRTQDNVSIIIADLGKTDWENVAVQQQNMVLELLQALATIGIVSIGIWFSSQLSL; encoded by the exons ATGGCCTTATCAAGCTCATATATACAAAGATTCCTCTTGGGCAAGCTCCATAGCCGCTTCTCCTCCAACCACAGAAACCCCTTTGCTGCTGTTACATGCACAAGCAGGTGCTACTCTGCCATTGCCATTGATGCACCTTCATCTTTAGCTGAGGCTCCTGGTGTAAGATGGGGATCCATAGCTTTGCAGGGTTTAAGGGAAGAGATGGAGGATGATATCATTGTTCGCCCTGATGGCCTTCATGGATTCTCTTTTGCTGCTGTTTTTGATGGCCATGGAGGCTTCTCTTCTGTTGAGTTCCTCAG TGTAAACCATAGGGATGAGCTCTACAATGAGTGTCTTGAAGCCTTACAAGGTGGGTTAGTATTGGTTGAGAAAGATTTCAAAGCCACTAAAGAAGCATTAGAGCAAGCATTTGCCAAAGCTGATGCCAAGTTGTTAAAATG GCTTGAAATGAAGGGAGAGGAGGACGAATCGGGCGCAACAGCAACTGCAGTGTTCATAGGGGACGATACGCTGCTCGTTTCACACATTGGCGACTCATCTGTG GTCCTATCTAGAGCTGGAAAAGCAGAAATGGTTACTAGTCCTCACAGACCATATGGGAGCAACAAGGCTTCTcttcaagaaatcaaaagaatcAGAGAAGCAGGTGGATGG ATTGTGAATGGTAGAATTTGTGGAGACATTGCTGTATCTCGTGCATTCGGGGACTTAAGATACAAAACAAAGAAGAATGA GATGCTACAAAAAGGAGTTCAAGAAGGACGATGGTCAGAAAAGTTTATTTCTCG GGTACGGCTCAACAATGATTTAGTTGTTGCATACCCTGATATTTATCAAGTAGATCTTGGCTCAGATGCTGAGTTTATAGTATTAGCATCAGATGGCTTATGGGATTATATGAGCAG CTCAGATGCAGTTTCCTTTGTGAGGGAACAGTTGCAAAAGCATGGAAACATTCAG gTAGCCTGTGAAGCACTTGCACAAGCAGCTATG GACCGTAGAACACAGGATAATGTGAGCATTATAATTGCTGATTTAGG GAAGACAGATTGGGAGAATGTGGCAGTGCAGCAACAAAATATGGTATTGGAGCTGCTTCAAGCCCTTGCTACCATTGGTATTGTGTCCATTGGAATTTGGTTTTCGTCTCAGCTTTCATTATAG